From Ignisphaera aggregans DSM 17230, the proteins below share one genomic window:
- a CDS encoding YHS domain protein (COGs: COG3350 conserved hypothetical protein~InterPro IPR007029:IPR011017~KEGG: ape:APE_2284a hypothetical protein~PFAM: YHS domain protein~SMART: TRASH domain protein~SPTR: Q05DX5 Putative uncharacterized protein~PFAM: YHS domain) gives MIVIDPVCGMEIDTSKAKYKSIYKGKIYYFCSEKCKKEFEANPEYFIVHGPRGHM, from the coding sequence ATGATTGTAATAGATCCTGTATGTGGTATGGAGATAGATACCTCTAAAGCGAAGTATAAGTCTATTTATAAGGGGAAGATATATTATTTCTGTAGTGAAAAATGTAAAAAAGAGTTTGAAGCAAATCCAGAGTACTTCATTGTTCACGGACCTAGAGGACATATGTGA
- a CDS encoding Protein of unknown function DUF432 (COGs: COG2430 conserved hypothetical protein~InterPro IPR007366~KEGG: tko:TK1941 hypothetical protein~PFAM: Protein of unknown function DUF432~SPTR: Q5JDN9 Putative uncharacterized protein~PFAM: Protein of unknown function (DUF432)), protein MSIFRSFTIDTIASINIRDRDIVFKRIDKEKVELIESVKSIIRVSRILSIPNNSSIELRPLPPSGYGINVDFLYISLPQPLSLIPKTQTLTTIDIPIDIGIYVNNNLIHKISPSIIKYALYGPPNTGVLCRYIDSNIIANTPKDYLGIMHISMINNHKEVVNINKIIIPIKGLIVCLYNKQKPIYNLVHVDISNENYVEVYTDTKIPSEDTEVLCFNTIDNAKYIMLYGA, encoded by the coding sequence ATGTCAATATTTAGGAGCTTTACCATTGATACCATAGCTAGTATTAATATTAGAGATAGAGATATAGTATTTAAGAGAATTGATAAAGAAAAAGTAGAACTGATAGAAAGTGTAAAATCAATTATTAGAGTATCGAGAATACTAAGTATACCAAATAATAGCTCTATTGAACTTAGACCATTGCCACCATCAGGATATGGTATCAACGTTGATTTCCTCTACATCTCCTTACCACAACCCTTATCACTAATTCCAAAGACGCAAACCTTAACCACAATAGATATACCCATAGACATAGGTATATATGTAAATAACAATCTCATACACAAGATCTCGCCATCTATCATAAAATACGCTCTCTATGGCCCTCCAAATACGGGAGTTTTATGTAGATATATAGACAGTAACATTATAGCCAATACACCAAAAGACTATTTAGGAATTATGCATATATCCATGATAAACAACCATAAGGAAGTAGTAAATATAAATAAGATTATCATACCTATAAAGGGCTTGATAGTATGTCTATACAATAAACAAAAACCTATATACAACTTAGTACACGTAGACATATCTAATGAAAACTATGTAGAAGTCTATACAGATACTAAAATACCTAGTGAAGATACTGAAGTTCTATGTTTTAATACTATTGATAATGCCAAATATATAATGCTTTACGGAGCATAG
- a CDS encoding uridylate kinase (COGs: COG0528 Uridylate kinase~InterPro IPR001048:IPR011818~KEGG: hbu:Hbut_1037 uridylate kinase~PFAM: aspartate/glutamate/uridylate kinase~PRIAM: UMP kinase~SPTR: A2BLM0 Uridylate kinase~TIGRFAM: uridylate kinase~PFAM: Amino acid kinase family~TIGRFAM: uridylate kinase, putative) — protein MEKRFVLKISGKIIDPREPQRIAGYSSVIKRLVDDGYRVAVVVGGGPYAREYISCAKNLGFTDAQADIIGIEIARVNALLLAYALGEYGYIPIPRNIEDVYRAWSTGKVVVVGGLQPGQSTAAVAMVIAESLGVRNVLYATTVDGIYDKDPNKFSNAKKLNRISIDEVQKYISQRYEAGGYELLDPLAIGIAKRSCIEITVFNGLQPENVFKALLHEIGTHVICHE, from the coding sequence ATGGAGAAGAGATTTGTTTTAAAGATATCGGGTAAGATTATAGATCCTAGAGAACCACAGAGAATCGCTGGTTATAGTAGTGTTATTAAGAGGCTTGTTGATGATGGATATAGAGTTGCTGTTGTTGTTGGGGGAGGTCCCTATGCTAGAGAATATATATCTTGTGCTAAGAATCTAGGATTTACAGATGCACAAGCAGATATTATAGGGATAGAGATAGCAAGAGTTAATGCATTACTTCTAGCATATGCCTTGGGAGAGTATGGATATATACCAATACCAAGAAATATAGAGGATGTATATAGAGCTTGGAGTACAGGTAAAGTTGTTGTTGTTGGGGGTCTTCAGCCAGGTCAGTCAACAGCTGCTGTAGCTATGGTCATAGCTGAAAGCCTTGGTGTTAGAAATGTTTTATATGCAACTACTGTCGATGGTATATATGACAAGGATCCCAACAAGTTTAGCAATGCTAAGAAACTCAATAGGATTAGTATTGATGAGGTTCAAAAATATATTAGTCAGCGATATGAGGCAGGAGGATATGAGCTCTTGGACCCTCTTGCCATAGGTATAGCTAAGAGGAGCTGTATAGAGATAACAGTCTTCAACGGGCTTCAACCCGAGAATGTATTTAAAGCATTATTACATGAGATAGGAACTCATGTAATATGTCATGAATAG
- a CDS encoding nitroreductase (COGs: COG0778 Nitroreductase~InterPro IPR000415~KEGG: dka:DKAM_0271 nitroreductase~PFAM: nitroreductase~SPTR: B8D2K9 Nitroreductase~PFAM: Nitroreductase family): protein MIEKQISGCSSEELLNFLLSRRSIRRFRPDPIPLDIIKKIINVARFAPSARNSQPWIFIIVNNDNVKEKLASLRPRAETLLNAPMAIVVACNRDEDPVFYQQSCSNAIMYIMLAAHALGLGSVWLGIGRLEEAEGIQKILELPLKYIPIAIIAIGYPAEKPEPRPRKELKEIAFLNSYGNMLD from the coding sequence ATGATTGAAAAACAAATATCAGGTTGTTCGTCAGAAGAACTGCTAAACTTCCTCCTAAGCAGGAGGAGCATAAGGAGATTTAGACCTGATCCCATACCACTTGATATTATTAAGAAGATAATTAATGTAGCTAGATTTGCTCCAAGCGCTAGAAATTCACAACCATGGATATTTATAATAGTTAATAATGATAATGTCAAGGAAAAACTAGCATCATTAAGACCAAGGGCGGAGACCCTATTGAACGCTCCTATGGCTATAGTCGTTGCATGTAATAGAGATGAAGATCCTGTATTCTATCAACAAAGCTGTTCAAATGCAATAATGTATATAATGCTTGCAGCTCATGCACTTGGTCTAGGTAGTGTATGGCTTGGAATAGGAAGATTGGAAGAGGCTGAAGGAATACAGAAGATACTTGAATTGCCTCTAAAATACATACCAATAGCTATTATTGCAATTGGATACCCAGCAGAAAAACCTGAGCCTAGACCTAGAAAAGAGTTAAAAGAAATAGCATTTCTAAATAGTTATGGAAATATGTTAGATTAG
- a CDS encoding MscS Mechanosensitive ion channel (COGs: COG3264 Small-conductance mechanosensitive channel~InterPro IPR006685~KEGG: afu:AF1546 hypothetical protein~PFAM: MscS Mechanosensitive ion channel~SPTR: O28726 Uncharacterized mscS family protein AF_1546~PFAM: Mechanosensitive ion channel) has product MDIITLISKWILDNMNIIIRAIASIIIIATSYAISRKISSTMLRGVVKVSPTTLTNLSRLIRILIIFIGFLIALSILGIELSGILVAAGFTGIVVGLAAQQTLSQLFSGISLILEGRAKIGDAVRIGDIGGIVEHIGLMSTQIRAWNGEIYTIPNNIVSSSNIVNLSKSIARRAEIVIGISYNSDIDKAIEIIRRVLDEEELVLSEPKPMVIVEGFGESSINLRVMFWIPSQYFLIIRSEVIKKIKKQLEEAGIEIPYPQRVVWLKNI; this is encoded by the coding sequence ATGGACATTATAACACTTATTTCAAAATGGATCCTAGATAATATGAATATAATCATTAGAGCCATAGCATCTATAATAATTATAGCGACCTCATATGCTATTAGCAGGAAAATCTCATCAACTATGTTAAGAGGTGTTGTGAAAGTATCTCCAACAACACTAACAAATCTATCAAGACTAATAAGAATTCTAATAATATTCATAGGATTTTTAATAGCATTATCAATCCTAGGCATAGAACTTAGTGGAATTTTAGTTGCTGCTGGATTTACAGGCATTGTTGTAGGTCTTGCAGCACAACAAACACTAAGTCAGCTATTCTCGGGTATATCACTAATTCTAGAGGGAAGAGCAAAGATAGGAGATGCAGTAAGAATCGGCGATATAGGAGGTATTGTAGAACATATAGGACTTATGTCAACACAGATTAGAGCTTGGAATGGAGAAATCTATACAATACCAAATAACATTGTTTCATCATCAAATATAGTAAACCTCTCAAAATCTATAGCTAGAAGAGCAGAGATAGTCATAGGAATCTCATATAATTCTGATATCGATAAAGCTATTGAGATTATAAGAAGAGTTCTAGATGAAGAAGAACTTGTGCTATCTGAACCAAAACCAATGGTAATCGTGGAAGGATTTGGAGAAAGCTCTATAAACTTAAGAGTGATGTTCTGGATACCATCACAATACTTCTTGATAATAAGGAGCGAAGTAATTAAGAAGATAAAGAAACAGCTAGAAGAAGCTGGTATAGAGATTCCATATCCTCAGAGAGTTGTATGGTTAAAAAATATTTAG
- a CDS encoding conserved hypothetical protein (InterPro IPR001455~KEGG: afu:AF0556 hypothetical protein~PFAM: SirA-like protein), producing MILDFRGEECPGPLVKTLRKLVNAKKGEEIIVLTDSKECVNVLRESIVPLGLGSFDVKQEDSYYKITIIKLVDKLDEQIDIVKRC from the coding sequence ATGATATTAGACTTTAGAGGAGAGGAATGCCCAGGACCACTAGTAAAGACACTTAGAAAATTAGTTAATGCAAAGAAGGGTGAGGAGATTATAGTTTTAACAGATTCAAAAGAATGTGTAAATGTATTGAGAGAATCAATAGTTCCACTAGGTCTAGGAAGCTTTGATGTTAAACAGGAGGATTCATACTATAAGATAACAATTATAAAACTGGTTGATAAACTGGATGAGCAAATAGATATCGTTAAAAGATGCTAA
- a CDS encoding O-methyltransferase family 3 (COGs: COG4122 O-methyltransferase~InterPro IPR002935~KEGG: ape:APE_1723.1 hypothetical protein~PFAM: O-methyltransferase family 3~SPTR: Q9YB74 Putative uncharacterized protein~PFAM: O-methyltransferase) produces the protein MMSLRAFRDIVERVRRLSIEYGVPSIGMDDGVVLYLVVFLYVPQQGSSITVVDGGAGIGFSTIWMAKALEDSCRSSCRVIAVEVNDKRVKMLRRVIDELSLKRVSIEIFHGDFIDFIEMMPEESIDIAFIDIDKHRYLEAFRVIKSRVKRKGFVMYHNAYIGSIIERIAKEAIDDGWISTVVPTTEGILLLIKP, from the coding sequence ATGATGTCTCTTAGAGCTTTTAGAGATATTGTTGAAAGAGTTAGAAGACTTTCAATTGAGTATGGTGTTCCAAGTATTGGGATGGACGATGGAGTAGTTCTATATCTGGTGGTATTTCTCTATGTTCCTCAGCAAGGCAGTTCTATAACTGTTGTTGATGGTGGTGCTGGTATAGGTTTTTCAACTATATGGATGGCTAAAGCTCTAGAGGATTCATGTAGATCTAGCTGTAGGGTTATAGCTGTTGAGGTTAATGATAAGAGGGTTAAGATGCTTAGAAGGGTTATAGATGAGCTTAGCTTGAAGAGGGTTAGTATCGAGATTTTCCATGGAGATTTCATAGACTTTATAGAGATGATGCCGGAGGAATCTATAGACATAGCTTTTATAGATATAGACAAGCATCGATATCTAGAGGCATTTAGAGTTATAAAGAGTAGAGTCAAGCGAAAAGGATTTGTGATGTATCATAATGCATACATTGGAAGCATTATTGAGAGAATAGCTAAAGAAGCTATCGATGACGGATGGATCTCTACAGTTGTACCAACAACCGAAGGAATTCTCCTATTAATTAAACCATAG
- a CDS encoding protein of unknown function DUF95 transmembrane (COGs: COG1300 membrane protein~InterPro IPR002798~KEGG: pho:PH1620 hypothetical protein~PFAM: protein of unknown function DUF95 transmembrane~SPTR: O59286 Putative uncharacterized protein PH1620~PFAM: Integral membrane protein DUF95), giving the protein MVINMRRLVITMIILLLFFFRIILGYIAPLVMPSMAREMYESVRESIRRVLPGGEMKPSISLVMLIFLNNLRVAILSIILGPTIVIPSLIIMVNGFVLGLVASLAIGSGINIITVVLAILPHGIFELPALIYSAVVGTELGIWIIQKVFFKKGRSVEEILIGLVFSITIIAVLLLTAAFIETFVTPAIVAMG; this is encoded by the coding sequence GTGGTGATCAATATGAGAAGACTTGTAATAACTATGATAATACTCCTATTGTTTTTCTTTAGAATAATCCTAGGGTATATAGCGCCGTTGGTTATGCCTTCAATGGCTAGGGAAATGTATGAATCTGTTAGAGAGAGTATTAGGAGGGTATTGCCTGGTGGAGAAATGAAGCCTAGTATTTCATTAGTTATGTTGATATTCTTAAATAATCTTCGTGTTGCAATACTATCAATAATATTGGGTCCAACTATAGTAATTCCTAGCTTGATAATCATGGTAAATGGATTTGTTTTAGGTCTTGTAGCATCTCTAGCTATTGGTAGTGGTATCAATATTATAACGGTTGTACTTGCTATTCTTCCTCATGGAATATTTGAGCTTCCTGCTCTAATATATTCAGCAGTTGTAGGAACAGAGCTTGGTATATGGATTATTCAGAAGGTTTTCTTTAAGAAGGGTCGTAGTGTAGAGGAAATATTAATTGGGTTAGTCTTTAGTATCACTATAATAGCTGTTTTACTACTTACAGCAGCATTTATTGAAACCTTTGTAACACCAGCTATTGTAGCTATGGGTTAA
- a CDS encoding metal dependent phosphohydrolase (COGs: COG1896 hydrolase of HD superfamily~InterPro IPR006674:IPR003607~KEGG: smr:Smar_0593 hypothetical protein~PFAM: metal-dependent phosphohydrolase HD sub domain~SMART: metal-dependent phosphohydrolase HD region~SPTR: A3DM40 Putative uncharacterized protein~PFAM: HD domain), whose translation MNYIFKALRGLLNVARSGWMLRGVPPGIAENIAEHSFIASLICLDLCTKLGLDKTTIDRIVVMALVHDLPEAFIGDIAKYSNAEIERIKKSLEIEVLEKNIDNEYIRNLFKEYREQQSLESNIAKLCDYIATYMVGSIYRLQGFEVSDIIENMYRDIVEISKKLNIDYKLLGEYLNL comes from the coding sequence ATGAACTATATATTTAAGGCATTAAGAGGATTACTTAATGTTGCTAGAAGTGGATGGATGTTAAGAGGGGTGCCACCAGGTATTGCTGAGAATATAGCTGAACATAGCTTTATAGCATCATTAATATGTTTAGATCTATGTACAAAACTTGGCTTAGATAAAACAACAATAGATAGAATTGTAGTAATGGCTCTAGTACATGATTTGCCAGAGGCTTTCATAGGCGATATAGCTAAATATTCTAATGCTGAAATAGAAAGGATTAAGAAGTCCTTAGAGATTGAAGTTTTAGAGAAAAACATAGATAATGAATATATAAGAAACTTATTCAAAGAATATAGAGAGCAGCAGAGTCTTGAATCAAATATAGCAAAATTATGTGACTATATAGCTACATATATGGTTGGCTCTATATATAGATTACAAGGTTTTGAGGTGAGTGATATTATTGAGAATATGTATAGAGATATAGTAGAAATTTCAAAGAAGTTGAATATAGACTATAAACTCCTTGGAGAGTATCTAAATCTTTAG
- a CDS encoding heavy metal translocating P-type ATPase (COGs: COG2217 Cation transport ATPase~InterProIPR001757:IPR001756:IPR006121:IPR008250:IPR 005834:IPR018303:IPR000150:IPR006403:IPR006416~KEGG: pis:Pisl_1442 heavy metal translocating P-type ATPase~PFAM: E1-E2 ATPase-associated domain protein; Heavy metal transport/detoxification protein; Haloacid dehalogenase domain protein hydrolase~SPTR: A1RUG7 Heavy metal translocating P-type ATPase~TIGRFAM: heavy metal translocating P-type ATPase; copper-translocating P-type ATPase; ATPase, P-type (transporting), HAD superfamily, subfamily IC~PFAM: E1-E2 ATPase; Heavy-metal-associated domain; haloacid dehalogenase-like hydrolase~TIGRFAM: copper-(or silver)-translocating P-type ATPase; heavy metal translocating P-type ATPase; ATPase, P-type (transporting), HAD superfamily, subfamily IC), producing MVRVSEKIRIIGIDCPSCVYSINSSLAKLKYVYNVRIDINSGDTVVEYDDEYISLREIVRAIRYAGYDVYREYIVLSIDIDEDDVRILEKYLNSYRGVIDYRISPITKILKIAYNPYTISRDEILRYLLSKGYRVSIPKGQEAKIDSGRGRWELFSAITSFSLGLLLIVIHTFKTFGFAIPYFLDNIFIHFILTSIVIGLNIRVFTRGFKGLILLTPSMDSLIALSTGFTYVYSTLVLTGILRGDIFFEASAGVLGFVSIGRYIENRFRARVSEAISNLLEFQRGKVRKVIGDFEEEVEISKISINDIIAIRAGEIIPVDGIVVDGWGYVDESMFTGEPIPIYKSSQRRDPVYAGTILTSGYIKVRATRIGSETLLSQIVEFIREAQTSKPSIQRFADRVVGYLTWLVIAISIATFLYWMYLGGVGIEKAIMFTASVLAVTCPCPLGIAIPMVIAIAIVKAVNIGVMVRASDVFERIEKISMVMFDKTGTLTIGKPIVEEVVFLNNSNSNILAYICSAEKRSEHVYAKAILEYCKENRVESFEPDEYDHFPGLGIIAKINGVEIAIGSHKLLENLEIYIDNNIDEIANKYREKGRAVIFVSMNRKLVALIIVHDKIRDDARELVTFLKNMGIKTAIATGDNRISAKAVAEELGIDLVFSDLRPEDKAKLIDELQDRGERVMYIGDGINDAIALKKAYIGIAMGSGAEVSRQAGDAIIISNKLRSIENLYKLSYAVKRKGLENLFWAFIYNIILIPIAMGILYRPLGIALRPEYAALAMILSDISVVANSLTLFRWKS from the coding sequence ATGGTTAGAGTTAGTGAAAAGATTAGGATTATAGGTATAGACTGCCCCTCATGTGTCTATTCAATAAATTCTTCGTTGGCTAAACTTAAATATGTATACAATGTTAGAATAGATATCAATAGTGGTGATACAGTAGTAGAGTATGATGATGAATATATAAGTCTTAGAGAGATCGTTAGAGCAATTAGATATGCAGGATATGATGTGTATAGAGAGTATATAGTATTATCAATAGATATTGATGAAGATGATGTTAGAATTCTTGAAAAATATTTGAATAGTTATAGAGGTGTTATAGACTATAGGATTTCTCCAATAACAAAGATTTTGAAGATTGCATATAATCCTTATACAATCTCTAGAGATGAGATATTAAGATATCTATTATCAAAAGGCTATAGAGTTTCTATACCTAAAGGCCAAGAAGCTAAGATAGATAGTGGTAGAGGGAGATGGGAGCTATTTTCAGCTATAACATCATTTTCATTGGGATTACTATTAATAGTTATCCATACATTTAAAACATTTGGATTTGCAATTCCTTACTTTCTTGATAATATCTTTATCCATTTTATACTAACGTCAATAGTCATAGGGCTTAATATCAGAGTGTTTACTAGAGGGTTCAAAGGGCTTATCCTTTTAACACCATCTATGGACTCATTGATTGCTTTATCAACAGGGTTTACATATGTTTATAGTACACTTGTTCTTACTGGGATTCTTAGAGGAGATATATTTTTTGAAGCTTCTGCAGGTGTATTGGGTTTCGTCTCTATTGGGAGATATATTGAAAATAGGTTTAGGGCTAGAGTTAGTGAGGCTATTAGCAATCTTCTAGAGTTTCAGAGGGGTAAGGTTAGAAAGGTTATTGGAGATTTTGAGGAGGAGGTTGAGATAAGTAAAATTTCTATAAATGATATTATTGCTATTAGAGCTGGAGAGATAATACCTGTAGATGGTATAGTTGTTGATGGTTGGGGCTATGTAGATGAATCAATGTTTACAGGAGAGCCTATACCCATATACAAGTCTTCTCAGAGGAGGGATCCTGTATATGCTGGAACAATACTTACATCGGGATATATAAAAGTTAGAGCTACAAGAATTGGCAGTGAAACACTTCTCTCACAAATAGTAGAGTTTATTAGAGAGGCACAGACATCTAAGCCATCTATTCAGAGGTTTGCAGATAGGGTTGTAGGGTATCTAACATGGCTTGTTATAGCTATTAGTATTGCAACATTTCTTTATTGGATGTATCTTGGTGGAGTTGGTATTGAGAAAGCTATAATGTTTACAGCTTCTGTTCTTGCTGTTACATGTCCATGTCCATTAGGTATTGCTATACCTATGGTTATAGCTATAGCTATTGTAAAGGCTGTTAATATAGGGGTTATGGTCAGAGCATCGGATGTTTTTGAGAGAATAGAAAAGATCTCCATGGTCATGTTTGATAAGACAGGTACTCTAACTATTGGGAAACCTATAGTTGAGGAGGTTGTTTTTCTCAATAACAGTAATAGTAATATCCTCGCCTATATATGTAGTGCTGAGAAAAGAAGTGAACATGTATATGCAAAGGCAATTCTAGAATATTGTAAGGAGAATAGGGTTGAGAGTTTTGAGCCAGATGAATATGATCATTTCCCTGGTCTAGGAATTATAGCTAAAATTAATGGTGTGGAGATTGCTATAGGCTCTCATAAACTTTTGGAAAATCTAGAGATATATATTGATAATAATATTGATGAGATTGCTAATAAATATAGGGAGAAGGGAAGGGCTGTGATATTCGTATCTATGAATAGAAAACTTGTAGCTCTTATCATAGTCCATGATAAGATTAGAGATGATGCTAGAGAGCTTGTAACATTCCTCAAGAATATGGGTATAAAGACAGCGATTGCAACAGGCGATAATAGAATATCCGCTAAGGCTGTTGCAGAAGAACTTGGTATAGATTTAGTATTTTCTGATCTAAGACCAGAAGACAAGGCTAAGCTTATCGATGAGCTTCAAGATAGGGGTGAGAGGGTTATGTATATAGGTGATGGAATAAACGATGCTATAGCATTGAAAAAAGCCTATATAGGTATAGCTATGGGCAGTGGTGCTGAGGTATCTAGACAGGCTGGCGATGCAATAATCATAAGCAATAAACTACGCTCTATAGAAAATCTCTATAAACTGTCTTATGCTGTAAAAAGAAAGGGGTTAGAGAATCTTTTCTGGGCATTCATCTACAACATAATACTAATCCCTATCGCAATGGGCATACTATATAGACCCCTGGGAATAGCACTAAGACCAGAATATGCAGCTCTAGCAATGATATTAAGTGACATCTCTGTTGTAGCAAACTCGCTAACATTATTTAGATGGAAATCGTAG
- a CDS encoding hypothetical protein (KEGG: sai:Saci_0855 hypothetical protein~SPTR: Q4JAF7 Putative uncharacterized protein), translated as MPLEIKGIESVYRCIVCGKLTSNPIFYKTCCMNKAAIFCSQQCAQKWISQWIRNQEQIIRKSAQSIKFGKHLM; from the coding sequence ATGCCTTTAGAAATTAAAGGTATTGAAAGTGTATATAGATGTATTGTCTGTGGTAAACTTACAAGTAATCCTATATTCTACAAGACGTGTTGTATGAACAAAGCAGCTATATTCTGTAGTCAGCAATGTGCCCAGAAATGGATTTCACAGTGGATTAGAAATCAAGAACAGATAATAAGAAAATCGGCTCAAAGTATAAAGTTTGGTAAACATCTTATGTAG
- a CDS encoding 4Fe-4S ferredoxin iron-sulfur binding domain protein (COGs: COG1149 MinD superfamily P-loop ATPase containing an inserted ferredoxin domain~InterPro IPR001450~KEGG: afu:AF0156 ferredoxin (fdx-1)~PFAM: 4Fe-4S ferredoxin iron-sulfur binding domain protein~SPTR: O30081 Ferredoxin (Fdx-1)): MKRLIVSINRERCIGCGKCVEACLAKALAIIDGRAMLINERMCDGFGSCIAVCPSHAIELVYREAEPFDNSILRSLTLDKLLKNLELTSRSLLRNTP; the protein is encoded by the coding sequence ATGAAGAGACTTATTGTTAGCATCAATAGAGAGCGATGTATAGGTTGTGGCAAATGTGTTGAAGCATGTCTCGCAAAAGCATTAGCTATAATAGATGGAAGGGCTATGTTAATAAATGAAAGAATGTGTGATGGATTTGGTTCATGTATAGCTGTATGTCCTTCACATGCAATAGAACTTGTCTATAGAGAAGCAGAACCTTTTGATAATAGCATTCTAAGATCTTTGACCTTAGATAAACTTCTCAAAAATTTGGAATTAACTAGTAGATCACTTCTTAGAAATACGCCATAA
- a CDS encoding hypothetical protein (KEGG: dka:DKAM_1217 hypothetical protein~SPTR: B8D612 Putative uncharacterized protein), with translation MDQNIVRGWIVRCKTCGTLWVLEVSFDLRNTKEVYHYCKICKKNTFHEILGRTEGWSK, from the coding sequence TTGGATCAGAATATCGTTAGGGGATGGATTGTTAGATGTAAGACATGTGGAACTCTCTGGGTTCTAGAGGTGAGTTTCGATCTTAGGAATACAAAGGAAGTATATCATTATTGTAAGATATGTAAAAAGAATACATTTCATGAAATTCTTGGGAGAACAGAGGGATGGAGCAAGTAA